A region from the Vibrio rumoiensis genome encodes:
- a CDS encoding isochorismatase family protein: MSITVLDPKTALIVIDLQKGILALPTCHDTDPVVEKSCQLIHAFREKQQPVVLVNVAGGAPGRNEQTASHGELPVDWADLDDRLNIQPSDHLVTKKTWGAFTNTDLDEYLKANEVTQVVVVGVATSIGVESTARQAWELGYNVTLATDAMTDLNLETHNNSVNLIFPRLAETGSTQDVLALLSA, encoded by the coding sequence ATGTCTATTACTGTTCTTGATCCTAAAACAGCATTGATTGTTATTGATTTACAAAAGGGCATTTTAGCGCTGCCAACCTGTCATGACACGGATCCTGTTGTGGAAAAATCTTGCCAGTTAATTCATGCGTTTCGTGAAAAGCAGCAACCGGTGGTTTTAGTGAATGTTGCTGGTGGTGCGCCGGGCCGTAATGAGCAGACCGCCTCACATGGTGAACTTCCTGTTGATTGGGCTGATCTTGATGACCGTTTAAATATTCAGCCTAGTGACCATTTAGTGACGAAAAAAACGTGGGGCGCATTCACCAACACCGATTTAGACGAATATTTGAAAGCGAACGAGGTCACTCAAGTTGTCGTTGTTGGTGTCGCGACAAGCATTGGTGTGGAATCAACCGCTCGTCAGGCATGGGAATTAGGGTATAACGTAACGTTAGCAACCGATGCCATGACAGATTTGAATCTAGAGACGCATAATAACAGCGTTAATTTAATCTTCCCGCGTTTAGCTGAAACGGGCTCAACTCAGGATGTACTTGCTTTATTAAGTGCATAA
- a CDS encoding succinylglutamate desuccinylase/aspartoacylase family protein, which produces MDHTVQAGERKVLEIEAAKLYTHSPLSIPVEIIHGKQAGPVLMVNAAIHGDELNGVEIVRQLIEKVDANKLKGTLIAVPIVNVFGFIHKSRYLPDRRDLNRCFPGTEKGSLASRIAHTFFTDVAKKADYIIDLHTGAIHRTNLPQIRACLDNADTLRMAQAFGTPVIIDAALRDGSLRAEAEKSGIPVLTYEAGEALRFEPIAINAGILGVLRVMQELGMHRPSRKKVPESVIAKSTNWVRAESDGILRTMVTLGDRVNKGQVLAYISSPLGHEEITMIAPKDGIVIGQQTLPLVNEGDAVFHLAYFTEDNDSVSEKVDTYIDQVIEHVEAKEESITTGFIAVPNQTR; this is translated from the coding sequence ATGGACCACACCGTGCAAGCCGGTGAAAGAAAAGTACTCGAAATTGAAGCAGCAAAACTTTACACCCACTCGCCGTTATCTATTCCGGTTGAGATCATTCATGGTAAACAAGCCGGACCAGTATTAATGGTTAATGCGGCGATTCATGGTGATGAACTAAATGGGGTGGAAATTGTTCGACAATTAATTGAAAAAGTTGATGCGAACAAACTTAAAGGTACTTTAATTGCCGTACCGATTGTGAATGTGTTTGGCTTTATTCATAAATCTCGCTATTTGCCGGATCGCCGCGATCTCAATCGCTGTTTTCCAGGAACAGAAAAAGGCTCTTTGGCATCTCGTATTGCTCATACCTTTTTCACCGATGTTGCGAAAAAAGCCGATTACATTATTGATTTGCACACTGGTGCAATACACCGGACGAACTTGCCGCAAATACGTGCGTGCTTAGACAATGCGGACACATTACGAATGGCACAAGCGTTCGGTACGCCTGTGATTATTGATGCGGCATTACGCGATGGCTCATTACGTGCTGAAGCAGAAAAAAGCGGCATTCCGGTGCTGACTTATGAAGCAGGCGAAGCACTACGCTTTGAGCCAATTGCGATTAACGCTGGCATTTTAGGTGTCTTGCGTGTGATGCAAGAGTTGGGTATGCATCGTCCTAGCCGCAAGAAAGTACCTGAATCGGTGATAGCTAAATCAACCAACTGGGTACGAGCGGAAAGTGACGGTATTTTACGTACCATGGTGACTTTGGGTGACCGAGTCAATAAAGGCCAAGTGCTTGCTTATATTAGCTCGCCTCTTGGTCACGAAGAAATCACCATGATTGCCCCAAAAGATGGCATTGTGATTGGCCAACAAACGCTCCCACTAGTGAACGAAGGTGATGCGGTATTCCATCTTGCCTACTTTACTGAAGACAATGATTCGGTCAGTGAAAAGGTCGATACTTATATCGACCAAGTCATTGAACATGTAGAAGCGAAAGAAGAAAGTATTACGACTGGGTTTATTGCTGTACCAAATCAAACTCGCTAA
- a CDS encoding IS630 family transposase has product MKIELSNQKKKQLERMHDSARDGRVRDRIKAVLLASEGWSNSMISQALRIHETTVTRHINDYLQSEKLMPENGGSQSKLNAAETMSLIEHLTEHTYFHTHQIVDYVQSEFQVTYTVAGMNKWLHHNGFSYKQPKGVPHKLDPEAQEAFIQHYQELKQLNEPILFMDAVHPSQATKITYGWIRKGKDKVIETTGSRTRLNFVGALNLADIAATVTESYDTINSESIARFFWKLKKEHYPLEQKVHVILDGAGYHRSQLVKDFACMLNIELHYLPPYSPNLNPIERLWKVMHEHARNNVYFPTKASFKDAINRFFDVTLPKVAGSLTTRINDNFQVLQPASSS; this is encoded by the coding sequence ATGAAAATAGAATTATCCAACCAGAAGAAGAAACAGCTCGAGCGGATGCATGACTCTGCACGTGATGGTCGAGTCCGTGACCGCATTAAAGCGGTCTTGCTTGCGTCTGAAGGTTGGTCAAATTCTATGATTTCTCAAGCTTTGCGAATTCATGAAACCACCGTTACCCGTCATATCAATGATTATCTTCAATCTGAAAAATTGATGCCTGAAAATGGTGGCTCACAAAGTAAGCTTAATGCTGCTGAAACTATGTCATTAATTGAGCATCTTACTGAACATACCTATTTTCATACTCATCAAATAGTTGATTACGTTCAGTCTGAATTTCAGGTCACCTATACGGTTGCTGGTATGAACAAATGGCTACATCACAATGGTTTTTCTTACAAACAACCTAAAGGTGTTCCACACAAACTTGATCCTGAAGCTCAAGAGGCTTTTATTCAGCATTATCAAGAGCTGAAACAGCTAAATGAGCCGATTTTATTTATGGATGCTGTACATCCAAGCCAAGCGACTAAAATTACTTACGGTTGGATCCGCAAAGGCAAAGATAAAGTAATTGAAACGACAGGTAGTCGTACTCGATTGAACTTTGTCGGAGCTCTAAATCTCGCTGATATAGCTGCAACTGTAACCGAAAGTTATGACACGATTAATAGTGAGAGTATTGCTCGTTTCTTTTGGAAACTAAAAAAAGAGCATTATCCATTAGAACAAAAGGTTCACGTTATTCTCGATGGTGCTGGTTATCACCGAAGTCAGCTGGTAAAAGATTTTGCGTGTATGCTCAATATCGAGTTGCATTATTTGCCCCCTTACAGTCCAAATTTAAACCCAATAGAACGACTGTGGAAGGTCATGCATGAGCATGCCCGAAATAATGTTTACTTCCCAACAAAAGCATCCTTTAAGGATGCAATAAATAGATTTTTTGATGTGACTTTACCAAAAGTTGCAGGCTCACTGACGACTAGAATTAATGACAATTTTCAGGTCCTGCAACCTGCATCTTCAAGTTAA
- the cysP gene encoding thiosulfate ABC transporter substrate-binding protein CysP — MKKIKSVFAALLIAGSFNVSAAEQTILNSSYDIARELFATYNPIFAKHWQEKTGNTIEIKQSHGGSSAQARSILQGLSADVVTFNQVTDVQVLHDKGKLIPANWQSKLPNASSPYYSTTAFLVRKGNPKNIQNWGDLAREGVSSVFPNPKTSGNARYTYLAALGYAQKSFGKENEAKQDEFLKKMLANVAVFDTGGRGATTSFVERKIGDVLITFESEVNNIRKQYGEDNYEVVVPKTSILAEFPVAVVERNAKRNGTTEVATEYLSYLYSEEAQRMLAGFNYRVHDEKVKAEFADRFPEVQLLTVEEIAGGWENAMKTQFGNGAKLDQLQRR; from the coding sequence ATGAAAAAAATAAAATCAGTGTTTGCCGCCTTGCTTATTGCGGGCTCATTTAACGTGTCTGCGGCAGAGCAAACGATCTTGAACTCTTCTTACGATATTGCTCGTGAGTTGTTTGCCACTTATAACCCAATTTTTGCTAAACATTGGCAAGAAAAAACGGGAAATACCATTGAAATTAAACAATCTCATGGCGGTTCTTCTGCCCAAGCGCGTTCGATTCTTCAAGGGTTATCGGCAGATGTCGTGACCTTTAATCAGGTTACGGACGTTCAGGTACTACATGATAAAGGGAAATTGATTCCTGCCAACTGGCAAAGTAAATTACCTAATGCTAGCTCTCCATATTATTCAACAACTGCATTTTTAGTTCGCAAAGGTAACCCAAAAAATATTCAAAACTGGGGGGACTTAGCTCGTGAAGGCGTGTCTTCAGTATTTCCTAACCCTAAGACTTCAGGTAATGCTCGTTATACCTATTTAGCAGCACTGGGTTATGCACAAAAATCATTTGGTAAAGAAAATGAAGCTAAGCAAGATGAATTTCTAAAGAAAATGCTCGCCAACGTTGCGGTATTTGATACTGGTGGTCGTGGGGCAACAACCTCATTTGTTGAACGTAAGATCGGTGATGTTCTTATCACGTTTGAATCTGAAGTTAACAATATTCGTAAGCAATATGGTGAAGATAATTACGAAGTAGTGGTACCCAAAACATCAATTCTTGCCGAGTTCCCTGTTGCCGTTGTTGAGCGAAATGCGAAACGCAATGGAACCACTGAAGTTGCGACAGAATACCTTTCTTACTTATACAGTGAAGAAGCTCAGCGTATGCTCGCAGGCTTTAATTACCGTGTTCATGATGAAAAAGTAAAAGCTGAATTTGCTGATCGATTCCCAGAAGTTCAATTGCTTACAGTAGAAGAAATTGCAGGTGGTTGGGAGAATGCGATGAAAACACAGTTTGGAAATGGCGCGAAACTCGATCAATTACAACGCCGTTAA
- the rimK gene encoding 30S ribosomal protein S6--L-glutamate ligase, with protein MKIGILSRNRSLYSTKRLIEACQNRGHEVKVIDALRCYMNINSDKPEIHFKGEELKDFDAIVPRIGASVTFYGTAVLRQFEMMGVYPVNESVAITRSRDKLRSMQLLSRKGVGMPITGFASKPDDIKDLLEMVGGAPVVIKLLEGTQGIGVVLAETRKAAESVVEAFMGLKANIMVQEYIKEAGGADIRCFVIGDKVIAAMKRQASEGEFRSNLHRGGTASLVRITPEERKTAVAAAKIMGLNVAGVDLLRSSRGPLVMEVNSSPGLEGIEAATGKDVAGMIVDFIEKNASAKGTKTRGRG; from the coding sequence ATGAAAATCGGAATTTTATCTCGCAACCGCTCTTTGTACTCAACTAAGCGTTTAATTGAAGCTTGTCAAAACCGAGGCCACGAAGTCAAAGTGATCGATGCTCTGCGTTGTTATATGAATATTAATTCAGACAAACCAGAAATCCATTTTAAAGGTGAAGAACTGAAAGACTTCGATGCTATCGTGCCTCGTATTGGCGCCTCTGTAACGTTTTATGGCACCGCCGTTTTACGTCAGTTTGAAATGATGGGCGTCTATCCAGTCAATGAATCTGTCGCCATTACACGCTCTCGTGACAAATTGCGTTCTATGCAATTGTTATCGCGCAAAGGTGTAGGCATGCCGATCACTGGGTTTGCAAGTAAGCCAGATGACATTAAAGACTTACTTGAAATGGTCGGCGGCGCTCCTGTTGTGATCAAATTGCTAGAAGGCACGCAAGGCATTGGTGTGGTTCTCGCAGAAACCCGTAAAGCGGCAGAAAGTGTGGTTGAAGCCTTTATGGGACTTAAGGCCAACATCATGGTGCAAGAATATATTAAAGAAGCCGGCGGCGCAGATATTCGTTGCTTTGTCATCGGAGACAAAGTCATTGCGGCAATGAAACGACAAGCAAGTGAAGGTGAATTCCGCTCTAATTTGCACCGTGGCGGAACCGCGTCTCTGGTTCGCATTACACCAGAAGAACGTAAAACAGCGGTAGCAGCAGCGAAAATCATGGGCTTAAATGTGGCAGGTGTTGACCTTCTTCGTTCTTCTCGTGGTCCTTTGGTGATGGAGGTGAACTCATCACCAGGTCTTGAAGGAATTGAAGCGGCAACAGGGAAAGATGTCGCAGGTATGATCGTTGATTTTATTGAAAAGAACGCATCAGCAAAAGGAACAAAAACTCGTGGGCGTGGTTAA
- a CDS encoding ATP-dependent zinc protease family protein, producing MTKKIIVGWREMLALPELGIEQIKAKIDTGARSSCLHTFKIEPYEQDGELWVRFWIHPQQKNDELVKECVAKVIDQRTVKDSGGHEEQRYVIETMLAFNGEQWPIEVTLTNRENMLFRMLLGRTAMHHRIIVDPTASFLIASPLTKDNDL from the coding sequence ATGACAAAAAAAATCATTGTAGGATGGCGGGAAATGTTGGCTTTACCTGAGCTTGGCATTGAACAAATCAAAGCAAAAATTGATACCGGTGCACGCAGTTCTTGCTTGCATACTTTTAAAATTGAACCTTATGAACAAGATGGCGAGCTTTGGGTTCGTTTTTGGATTCATCCACAACAAAAGAACGATGAGCTTGTCAAAGAGTGTGTCGCTAAAGTGATCGACCAGCGAACCGTAAAAGATTCTGGTGGCCATGAAGAGCAACGCTATGTCATCGAAACCATGCTAGCTTTTAATGGTGAGCAGTGGCCAATTGAGGTCACGCTAACCAATAGAGAAAATATGTTATTTAGAATGTTGCTTGGCCGCACGGCAATGCATCATCGTATTATTGTCGACCCTACGGCATCATTTTTAATTGCTTCACCTTTAACTAAGGATAACGATTTATGA
- the cysM gene encoding cysteine synthase CysM, protein MSEFLTIESYVGHTPLVRLQRLVVDNQSTVLVKLEGNNPAGSVKDRPALNMITQAEKRGTITPGDTIIEATSGNTGIALAMAAAIKGYKMILIMPDNSTQERKDSMKAYGAELILVTKEQGMEGARDLALQMQSEGKGIVLDQFNNADNPDAHFNSTGPEIWRQSHGKITHFVSSMGTTGTIVGVSRYLKSQNPDICIVGLQPSEGSAIPGIRRWPTEYLPGIYDDSTIDMVIDIDQESAEITARALAQKEGISAGVSSGGAVYAAIDIAKNNPGSVVVAIVCDRGDRYLSSGLFS, encoded by the coding sequence GTGTCTGAATTTCTAACGATTGAATCTTATGTCGGTCACACGCCTTTAGTCAGACTGCAGCGGCTTGTAGTCGATAATCAAAGTACTGTGCTCGTTAAGCTCGAAGGCAATAACCCTGCTGGTTCAGTTAAAGATCGACCTGCGCTCAATATGATTACTCAAGCAGAAAAGCGTGGAACGATCACCCCTGGGGATACCATTATCGAAGCAACCAGTGGTAACACAGGTATCGCATTAGCCATGGCTGCGGCGATTAAAGGCTACAAGATGATCCTAATCATGCCTGATAACTCGACTCAAGAACGCAAAGACTCAATGAAAGCCTATGGTGCAGAACTTATCTTGGTCACTAAAGAGCAAGGAATGGAAGGTGCTCGAGATTTAGCACTACAAATGCAAAGTGAAGGTAAAGGTATTGTCCTTGATCAGTTTAATAATGCAGATAACCCAGATGCACACTTCAACTCAACTGGCCCAGAAATCTGGCGACAAAGCCATGGGAAAATCACTCACTTTGTTTCGAGCATGGGAACAACTGGAACGATAGTTGGTGTTTCTCGTTATCTTAAATCGCAAAATCCTGATATTTGTATTGTTGGATTACAGCCTTCAGAAGGGAGTGCTATTCCGGGTATTCGCCGCTGGCCTACAGAATATTTACCAGGTATTTATGATGATTCAACTATCGATATGGTTATCGACATTGACCAGGAATCCGCAGAAATAACCGCGAGAGCCTTAGCTCAAAAAGAAGGTATTAGTGCCGGCGTTAGTTCTGGCGGTGCCGTTTATGCCGCAATTGACATTGCTAAAAATAATCCAGGTTCAGTAGTGGTTGCCATTGTCTGTGATAGAGGTGATCGCTACCTGTCTTCAGGGCTGTTTTCTTAA